From one Streptomyces sp. R41 genomic stretch:
- a CDS encoding ammonium transporter, giving the protein MTLAAPHIDTGDTAWLLAATALVLLMTPGLALFYGGMVRTKSVLNMLMMSFVSIALVTVVWLAAGYSLAFGDDAFGGLIGGLKHAGMAGLGPDSVQGTVPTLLFATFQLTFAIITAALISGAIADRAKFGAWLVLVPVWALLVYVPVAHWVWGPGGWILDRLGALDFAGGLPVEITSGASGLALCLVLGPRLGFKKDAMRPHNLPMVMLGAGLLWFGWFGFNAGSALGANGLAAAAFLNTLAAGCTGLLGWLFVEQKRDGHPTTLGAASGAVAGLVAITPSCGSVSLLGALVVGLAAGVVCSYAVSWKFKLNYDDSLDVVGVHLVGGIIGTLLIGVFAAKEMTGGVEGLLYGGGLGQLGKQLVAVVAVGAYAFAVTYGIGKLIDRLMGFRADEEQEQTGLDLTVHAESAYDHGVLGHGAPVSSSLPTAQKVKTQA; this is encoded by the coding sequence GTGACCCTGGCTGCCCCGCACATCGACACCGGTGACACGGCCTGGCTGCTCGCCGCCACCGCGCTCGTGCTGCTGATGACCCCGGGCCTCGCCCTGTTCTACGGCGGCATGGTTCGCACGAAGAGCGTCCTCAACATGCTGATGATGAGCTTCGTGTCGATCGCCCTGGTCACGGTGGTGTGGCTGGCCGCCGGCTACTCGCTCGCGTTCGGGGACGACGCCTTCGGCGGACTCATCGGAGGGCTGAAGCACGCGGGCATGGCGGGCCTCGGCCCGGACAGCGTCCAGGGCACGGTTCCCACCCTTCTCTTCGCCACCTTCCAGCTCACCTTCGCGATCATCACCGCCGCGCTGATCAGCGGCGCGATCGCGGACCGCGCGAAGTTCGGGGCCTGGCTGGTCCTCGTGCCGGTCTGGGCACTGCTCGTATACGTTCCCGTGGCCCACTGGGTGTGGGGTCCCGGCGGCTGGATCCTGGACAGGCTGGGCGCGCTGGACTTCGCGGGCGGTCTGCCGGTCGAGATCACCTCGGGCGCCTCCGGGCTCGCGCTCTGCCTGGTCCTCGGCCCGCGCCTCGGCTTCAAGAAGGACGCCATGCGGCCGCACAACCTGCCGATGGTGATGCTGGGCGCCGGACTGCTGTGGTTCGGCTGGTTCGGCTTCAACGCGGGCTCGGCCCTCGGCGCCAACGGCCTGGCCGCCGCCGCGTTTCTCAACACCCTCGCCGCCGGGTGCACCGGCCTGCTCGGCTGGCTCTTCGTCGAGCAGAAGCGTGACGGGCACCCGACCACACTGGGCGCGGCGTCCGGCGCGGTCGCGGGTCTGGTGGCCATCACCCCGTCCTGCGGGTCCGTGTCGCTGCTGGGCGCGCTGGTCGTCGGTCTCGCCGCCGGTGTCGTCTGCTCGTACGCCGTGAGCTGGAAGTTCAAGCTGAACTACGACGACTCGCTGGACGTCGTCGGCGTGCACCTGGTCGGCGGGATCATCGGCACGCTGCTCATCGGGGTCTTCGCGGCCAAGGAGATGACGGGCGGGGTCGAGGGGCTCCTGTACGGCGGCGGGCTCGGCCAGCTCGGCAAGCAGCTGGTCGCCGTGGTGGCCGTCGGGGCGTACGCCTTCGCCGTCACGTACGGCATCGGGAAGCTGATCGACCGGCTTATGGGCTTCCGGGCGGACGAGGAGCAGGAGCAGACCGGCCTGGACCTTACGGTGCACGCCGAGAGCGCCTACGATCACGGGGTCCTGGGCCACGGCGCCCCGGTCTCCTCATCCCTCCCCACCGCTCAGAAGGTCAAGACCCAGGCATGA
- a CDS encoding cytidine deaminase: MTDSSALDPEDRKIVTLARSARARNGVPEGAAVRDETGRTYVAGTVALPSLRLSALQTAVAMAVASGAKSLEAAAVVSETEAVSAEDRAAVRDLGGADTSVLLAGPDGAVRAVVSAG, translated from the coding sequence ATGACCGACAGCAGCGCGCTCGACCCCGAGGACCGCAAGATCGTGACCCTGGCCCGTTCCGCGCGGGCCCGCAATGGTGTGCCCGAGGGGGCGGCCGTACGGGACGAGACGGGCCGTACGTATGTCGCCGGGACGGTGGCTCTGCCCTCCCTGCGGCTGAGTGCCCTCCAGACCGCCGTGGCCATGGCGGTCGCTTCGGGGGCGAAGTCTTTGGAAGCGGCGGCTGTGGTGTCCGAGACGGAGGCCGTGTCCGCGGAGGATCGGGCCGCGGTGCGGGACCTCGGCGGGGCCGATACGTCGGTGCTCCTCGCGGGGCCCGACGGGGCGGTGCGCGCCGTGGTCAGCGCGGGCTGA
- the era gene encoding GTPase Era: protein MGAMSVRTPSSKPSEAPHRAGFACFVGRPNAGKSTLTNALVGQKVAITANQPQTTRHTVRGIVHRPDAQLILVDTPGLHKPRTLLGERLNDIVRTTWAEVDVIGFCLPANEKLGPGDRFIAKELASIKKTPKIAIVTKTDLVDSKTLAEQLIAIDQLGKELGFEWAEIVPVSAVGDKQVGLLADLIVPLLPEGPALYPEGDLTDEPEQVMIAELIREAALEGVRDELPHSIAVVVEEMLPREDRPADKPLLDIHAFVYIERPSQKGIIIGPKGKRLKEVGIKSRKQIEALLGTPVFLDLHVKVAKDWQRDPRQLRKLGF, encoded by the coding sequence ATGGGCGCCATGAGCGTTCGTACCCCGTCATCCAAGCCGTCCGAGGCCCCCCACCGCGCCGGCTTCGCCTGCTTCGTGGGCCGCCCCAACGCGGGCAAGTCCACCCTTACGAATGCTCTGGTCGGCCAGAAGGTGGCGATCACCGCGAACCAGCCGCAGACGACGCGGCACACGGTACGGGGCATCGTGCACCGGCCCGACGCCCAGCTGATCCTGGTGGACACCCCGGGGCTGCACAAGCCGCGCACGCTCCTCGGCGAGCGGCTCAACGACATCGTGCGGACCACCTGGGCCGAGGTCGACGTCATCGGCTTCTGTCTGCCGGCCAATGAGAAGCTCGGCCCCGGCGACCGTTTCATCGCGAAGGAACTGGCGTCCATCAAGAAGACGCCGAAGATCGCGATCGTCACGAAGACCGACCTCGTGGACAGCAAGACGCTCGCCGAGCAGCTCATCGCCATCGACCAGCTCGGCAAGGAGCTCGGCTTCGAGTGGGCGGAGATCGTGCCGGTGTCGGCGGTCGGCGACAAGCAGGTGGGCCTGCTGGCCGACCTGATCGTGCCGCTGCTGCCGGAGGGCCCGGCCCTCTACCCCGAGGGTGATCTCACCGACGAGCCCGAGCAGGTCATGATCGCCGAGCTGATCCGCGAAGCCGCCCTTGAGGGCGTGCGCGACGAGCTGCCGCACTCCATCGCCGTGGTCGTCGAGGAGATGCTGCCGCGCGAGGACCGGCCCGCCGACAAGCCCCTCCTCGACATCCACGCCTTCGTCTACATCGAGCGGCCCAGTCAGAAGGGCATCATCATCGGCCCCAAGGGCAAGCGCCTGAAGGAGGTCGGCATCAAGTCCCGCAAGCAGATCGAGGCGTTGCTGGGTACGCCGGTCTTCCTGGACCTGCATGTGAAGGTCGCCAAGGACTGGCAGCGGGATCCTCGGCAGTTGCGGAAGCTGGGGTTCTGA
- a CDS encoding carbohydrate kinase family protein, which yields MIASNGERPYCQAHVDPLAGLRTPQDPPWDVYLTGTVFLDIIFTGLDSAPVRGTESWARGMGSSPGGVANMATALARLGLKTSLAAAFGDDHYGEYCWDALEQGEGIDLAPSRTVPGWHSPVTVSMAYEGERTMVSHGHEPPPEEPAPDCPPRARAAVAALTPGTRAPWIGQAASKGTRIFADVGWDDTGRWDLAGLADLEHCEAFLPNAEEAMRYTGADCPRAAAHALTEHVPLAVVTLGSEGAYAVDGRTGETAEVPAIAVEAMDPTGAGDVFVAGFVMGTLADWPLADRLAFAGLTAALSVQEFGGSLSAPGWSEIAAWWRRVQSVDDQDPTALRRYAFLEGLLPEVTRPWPLRRAVPTIGFGRSA from the coding sequence GTGATCGCGTCCAACGGAGAGCGACCGTACTGCCAGGCCCACGTCGACCCGCTCGCCGGCCTGCGCACCCCCCAGGACCCGCCCTGGGACGTCTATCTCACGGGCACGGTCTTCCTGGACATCATCTTCACCGGGCTCGACTCCGCCCCCGTGCGGGGGACGGAGTCCTGGGCGCGGGGGATGGGTTCAAGCCCGGGCGGAGTCGCCAACATGGCGACCGCCCTCGCACGGCTGGGGCTGAAAACCTCCCTGGCGGCGGCCTTCGGCGACGACCACTACGGGGAGTACTGCTGGGACGCCCTGGAGCAGGGCGAGGGCATCGACCTCGCCCCGTCGCGCACCGTACCCGGCTGGCACTCCCCGGTCACCGTGTCGATGGCGTACGAGGGCGAGCGCACGATGGTCAGCCACGGGCACGAGCCGCCACCCGAGGAACCCGCGCCGGACTGCCCGCCACGCGCGCGTGCCGCCGTAGCCGCGCTGACGCCGGGCACGCGCGCGCCATGGATCGGGCAGGCCGCGAGCAAGGGCACCCGGATCTTCGCGGACGTCGGCTGGGACGACACCGGCCGCTGGGACCTGGCGGGCCTCGCCGATCTGGAGCACTGCGAGGCGTTTCTGCCGAACGCGGAGGAGGCCATGCGGTACACCGGCGCCGACTGCCCGCGCGCGGCGGCGCACGCGCTGACCGAGCACGTACCGCTGGCGGTCGTCACCCTCGGCTCGGAGGGCGCGTACGCCGTGGACGGCCGTACCGGTGAGACCGCCGAGGTCCCGGCGATCGCCGTCGAGGCCATGGACCCCACCGGCGCCGGTGACGTCTTCGTCGCGGGCTTCGTCATGGGCACCCTGGCCGACTGGCCCCTCGCCGACCGCCTCGCCTTCGCCGGGCTGACCGCCGCCCTCTCCGTCCAGGAGTTCGGGGGGTCGCTGTCGGCGCCCGGCTGGTCCGAGATCGCCGCCTGGTGGCGTCGTGTCCAGTCCGTCGACGATCAGGATCCGACGGCCCTGAGACGCTATGCGTTTCTGGAGGGGCTGCTGCCCGAGGTGACGCGGCCGTGGCCGCTGCGCCGTGCGGTGCCGACGATCGGGTTCGGACGCTCCGCGTGA
- a CDS encoding P-II family nitrogen regulator, with translation MKLITAIVKPYRLDEVKTALQEIGVHGLTVTEASGYGRQRGHTEVYRGAEYQVDLVPKVRIEVVVEDADADAVIDAVVKAAKTGKIGDGKVWAVPVETVVRVRTGERGPDAL, from the coding sequence ATGAAGCTCATCACCGCGATCGTCAAGCCGTACCGCCTCGACGAGGTCAAGACCGCTCTGCAGGAAATCGGTGTGCACGGGCTGACCGTCACGGAGGCCAGCGGCTACGGACGCCAGCGCGGCCACACCGAGGTGTACCGCGGCGCCGAGTACCAGGTCGACCTCGTCCCCAAGGTCCGGATCGAGGTCGTCGTCGAGGACGCGGACGCCGACGCGGTCATCGACGCGGTGGTGAAGGCCGCGAAGACCGGGAAGATCGGGGACGGGAAGGTGTGGGCGGTGCCGGTGGAGACGGTGGTGCGGGTACGGACGGGGGAGCGGGGGCCCGACGCGCTCTGA
- the ybeY gene encoding rRNA maturation RNase YbeY encodes MSIDVNNESGTEVDEQAILDIARYALARMRIHPLSELSVIVVDADAMEQLHIQWMDLPGPTDVMSFPMDELRPPSKDDDEPPQGLLGDIVLCPEVAERQGKEAATQHSMDEELQLLTVHGVLHLLGYDHEEADEKAEMFGLQAAIVDGWRAEKGMTGPSPAPTVS; translated from the coding sequence ATGTCGATCGACGTCAACAACGAGTCCGGAACCGAGGTCGACGAGCAGGCGATCCTCGACATCGCCCGCTACGCGCTCGCACGGATGCGCATCCACCCGCTCTCCGAGCTCTCGGTGATCGTCGTGGACGCCGACGCCATGGAGCAGCTGCACATCCAGTGGATGGACCTGCCGGGCCCGACGGATGTCATGTCCTTTCCCATGGATGAGCTGCGGCCGCCGTCGAAGGACGACGACGAGCCGCCGCAGGGCCTGCTCGGCGACATCGTGCTCTGCCCGGAGGTCGCCGAGCGGCAGGGCAAGGAAGCCGCGACGCAGCACTCCATGGACGAGGAGCTCCAGCTCCTCACCGTCCATGGAGTGCTGCACCTGCTCGGCTACGACCACGAGGAGGCGGACGAGAAGGCCGAGATGTTCGGCCTCCAGGCCGCCATCGTGGACGGCTGGCGCGCGGAGAAGGGCATGACGGGCCCCTCGCCGGCGCCGACCGTGTCATGA
- a CDS encoding helix-turn-helix transcriptional regulator → MTEDALRTHRRRELRDFLMSRRARVTPAEAGLPDGGARRRTPGLRREEVAVLAGVGASWYQWLEQGRDISVSPQVLDAVARVLRLSNAERRHLYVLAGLNPPAAEVAPEDRDMCDGLRRLIDTWMPYPAHIMDRYYNCVMYNDAAGMVLGMRPENTQNCIVDFFTDPLYRGRSRTWEVNARTVVAQFRASCAAAPDDEGFQELLAQLREESDEFTELWERRDIEDAGQIRKELDHPLVGLLAVESTAMKVPARPDLTIVLHTPLPEANTATKLEWLASPEGRRGSMYPVAG, encoded by the coding sequence GTGACGGAGGACGCGCTCAGGACCCACCGACGGCGGGAACTGCGGGACTTCCTGATGAGCCGCCGGGCGCGCGTGACCCCGGCGGAGGCCGGCCTGCCGGACGGCGGGGCGCGCCGCCGCACTCCCGGGCTGCGCCGCGAGGAGGTCGCCGTGCTCGCCGGCGTGGGCGCCTCCTGGTACCAGTGGCTGGAGCAGGGGCGGGACATCTCCGTCTCCCCGCAGGTCCTCGACGCGGTCGCCCGCGTGCTGCGGCTCAGCAACGCCGAGCGGCGCCATCTGTACGTACTCGCCGGTCTGAATCCGCCCGCTGCCGAGGTCGCGCCCGAGGACCGGGACATGTGCGACGGGCTGCGGCGGCTGATCGACACCTGGATGCCGTATCCGGCGCACATCATGGACCGGTACTACAACTGCGTGATGTACAACGACGCCGCCGGGATGGTCCTCGGCATGCGCCCCGAGAACACGCAGAACTGCATCGTCGACTTCTTCACCGATCCCCTCTACCGGGGCCGGTCCCGGACGTGGGAGGTGAACGCGCGCACGGTCGTCGCCCAGTTCCGCGCGTCGTGCGCCGCCGCGCCCGACGACGAGGGCTTCCAGGAGCTGCTGGCCCAACTCCGGGAGGAAAGCGACGAGTTCACCGAGCTGTGGGAGCGGCGGGACATCGAGGACGCCGGGCAGATCCGCAAGGAGCTCGACCATCCGCTGGTCGGACTGCTCGCCGTCGAGTCCACCGCCATGAAGGTGCCGGCGCGGCCCGATCTCACGATCGTGCTGCACACGCCGTTGCCGGAGGCGAATACGGCGACGAAGCTGGAGTGGCTCGCCTCGCCGGAGGGGCGGCGGGGGTCGATGTATCCGGTGGCGGGGTAG
- a CDS encoding PhoH family protein, which produces MTQTPTAHTPAQGQARAQFTVPAAHPMVTVLGSGDSLLRVIEKAFPAADIHVRGNEISAVGDAGEVALVQRLFDEMMLVLRTGQPMTEDAVERSIAMLRASENGEGDGQETPAEVLTQNILSSRGRTIRPKTLNQKRYVDAIDKHTIVFGIGPAGTGKTYLAMAKAVQALQSKQVNRIILTRPAVEAGERLGFLPGTLYEKIDPYLRPLYDALHDMLDPDSIPRLMAAGTIEVAPLAYMRGRTLNDAFIILDEAQNTSAEQMKMFLTRLGFDSKIVVTGDVTQVDLPNGTKSGLRQVQDILEGLDDVHFSRLTSHDVVRHKLVGRIVDAYEKYDNENGTENGSHKGRGKAGHKGK; this is translated from the coding sequence ATGACTCAGACACCCACAGCTCACACCCCCGCGCAGGGACAAGCGAGAGCGCAGTTCACCGTTCCGGCCGCGCACCCCATGGTGACCGTGCTGGGCTCCGGCGACTCCCTCCTGCGTGTGATCGAGAAGGCCTTCCCGGCGGCCGACATCCACGTCCGGGGAAACGAGATCAGTGCGGTCGGCGACGCCGGTGAAGTCGCCCTCGTCCAGCGCCTGTTCGACGAGATGATGCTCGTGCTCCGTACGGGGCAGCCGATGACGGAGGACGCAGTGGAACGCTCGATCGCCATGCTCAGGGCGAGCGAGAACGGGGAGGGCGACGGCCAGGAGACTCCGGCCGAGGTGCTCACGCAGAACATCCTGTCCTCGCGAGGCCGCACCATCCGCCCCAAGACGCTCAACCAGAAGCGGTACGTCGACGCCATCGACAAGCACACCATCGTCTTCGGCATCGGCCCCGCCGGTACCGGCAAGACGTACCTCGCCATGGCGAAGGCCGTCCAGGCGCTGCAGTCCAAGCAGGTCAACCGGATCATCCTGACCCGCCCGGCGGTCGAGGCGGGGGAGCGCCTGGGATTCCTCCCGGGCACGCTCTACGAGAAGATCGACCCCTACCTGCGCCCGCTCTACGACGCGCTGCACGACATGCTCGACCCCGACTCCATCCCGCGCCTCATGGCGGCCGGGACGATCGAGGTGGCGCCCCTGGCGTACATGCGCGGTCGCACCCTCAACGACGCCTTCATCATTCTCGACGAGGCCCAGAACACGAGCGCCGAGCAGATGAAGATGTTCCTCACCCGCCTCGGCTTCGACTCGAAGATCGTGGTCACGGGTGACGTGACGCAGGTCGACCTTCCGAACGGGACGAAGTCGGGTCTGCGCCAGGTCCAGGACATCCTGGAGGGCCTCGACGACGTCCACTTCTCGCGGCTCACGTCCCACGATGTCGTACGGCACAAGCTGGTCGGCCGTATCGTCGACGCGTACGAGAAGTACGACAACGAGAACGGCACCGAGAACGGCTCCCACAAGGGCCGCGGCAAAGCCGGCCACAAGGGGAAGTAG
- a CDS encoding DinB family protein yields MTYAEEHVHPEPPVAGDETATLLGSLERQRATLAWKCGGLDTAGLTATVGASSITLGGLLKHLAHVEDDYFAGRLFDRQPSPPFDTADWDNDPEWDWHSAADDTPDQLYALWRDAVARSRTLVAQALTEGGLDRLADRRWPDGRAPSLRRILIDMIEEYARHTGHADLIRESVDGLVGEDPV; encoded by the coding sequence ATGACCTACGCGGAAGAGCACGTACACCCGGAACCCCCCGTCGCCGGCGACGAGACCGCCACTCTGCTCGGCTCGCTGGAGCGGCAGCGCGCGACCCTGGCCTGGAAGTGCGGGGGACTGGACACGGCCGGCCTGACGGCGACGGTCGGAGCTTCGTCGATCACCCTGGGCGGGCTGCTCAAGCATCTGGCCCATGTCGAGGACGACTACTTCGCCGGGCGGCTGTTCGATCGGCAGCCCAGTCCCCCGTTCGACACGGCGGACTGGGACAACGACCCCGAGTGGGACTGGCACTCGGCCGCCGACGACACCCCCGACCAGCTCTACGCCCTGTGGCGGGACGCCGTGGCCCGTTCCCGCACCCTGGTCGCGCAGGCACTGACCGAGGGCGGCCTGGACCGCCTCGCCGACCGCCGCTGGCCCGACGGCCGCGCCCCCAGCCTGCGCCGCATCCTCATCGACATGATCGAGGAGTACGCACGCCACACCGGCCACGCCGACCTGATCAGGGAATCGGTGGACGGCTTGGTGGGCGAGGACCCCGTTTAG
- a CDS encoding MmcQ/YjbR family DNA-binding protein — protein sequence MTPQQLRAFCLSFNATVEDFPFAPEVSVFKVLGKLFALTHLDARPLTVNLKCDPDDAVRLRGEYPGLIIPGYHMNKRHWNTVTVDGELPDRLVRELIEDSYDLVVAGLPKAERLRLDRS from the coding sequence GTGACCCCGCAGCAGCTGCGCGCGTTCTGCCTGTCCTTCAACGCGACCGTCGAGGACTTCCCCTTCGCCCCGGAGGTCTCGGTCTTCAAGGTGCTGGGCAAGCTCTTCGCGCTGACGCACCTGGACGCGCGCCCGCTCACGGTCAACCTGAAGTGCGACCCGGACGACGCGGTCCGGCTGCGCGGCGAGTACCCGGGGCTGATCATCCCCGGGTATCACATGAACAAGCGGCACTGGAACACGGTGACGGTCGACGGCGAGCTCCCGGACCGGCTGGTCCGGGAGCTCATCGAGGATTCCTACGATCTCGTCGTCGCCGGTCTACCGAAGGCCGAGCGCCTCCGCCTCGACCGATCCTGA
- a CDS encoding hemolysin family protein, giving the protein MSPQLVLGAVLLVVVAWLAACAEAGLARVSSFRAEEAVRSGRRGSAKLAQVAADPTRYLNVALLVRVACEMAAATLVTYACLKEFDRTWQALTVAIGVMVLVSYVAVGVSPRTIGRQHPLNTATAAAYVLLPLARVMGPIPPLLILIGNALTPGKGFRRGPFASEAELRALVDLAEKESLIEDEERRMVHSVFELGDTLVREVMVPRTDLVVIERYKTIRQALTLALRSGFSRIPVTGESEDDVVGIVYLKDLARKTHISREAESELVSTAMRPAAFVPDTKNAGDLLREMQQERNHVAVVIDEYGGTAGIVTIEDILEEIVGEITDEYDRELPPVQELGDDRYRVTARLDIGDLGELYGFEAYDDEDVETVGGLLAKALGRVPIAAASSVVELPDGRELRLTAEAAAGRRNKIVTVLVEPVGPVDPPEEEKPE; this is encoded by the coding sequence ATGAGTCCCCAACTCGTCCTCGGCGCCGTCCTGCTGGTCGTCGTCGCCTGGCTCGCCGCCTGCGCGGAGGCGGGCCTCGCGCGCGTCTCCAGCTTCCGCGCCGAGGAGGCCGTACGCAGCGGCCGGCGCGGCAGTGCCAAGCTCGCGCAGGTCGCCGCCGACCCGACCCGCTACCTGAACGTGGCGCTGCTCGTGCGCGTCGCCTGCGAAATGGCGGCCGCCACGCTCGTCACGTACGCCTGCCTGAAGGAGTTCGACAGGACCTGGCAGGCACTGACCGTCGCCATCGGCGTCATGGTCCTCGTCTCGTACGTCGCGGTCGGCGTCTCCCCGCGCACCATCGGCCGCCAGCACCCGCTGAACACGGCGACCGCGGCGGCGTACGTACTGCTACCGCTGGCCCGGGTCATGGGCCCGATCCCGCCCCTGCTCATCCTCATCGGCAACGCGCTGACGCCCGGCAAGGGCTTCAGACGCGGCCCGTTCGCCTCCGAGGCCGAGCTGCGCGCGCTGGTCGACCTCGCCGAGAAGGAGTCCCTCATCGAGGACGAGGAGCGCCGTATGGTGCACTCCGTCTTCGAGTTGGGCGACACCCTCGTACGCGAGGTCATGGTCCCGAGGACCGACCTCGTCGTCATCGAGCGCTACAAGACCATCCGTCAGGCGCTGACCCTCGCGCTGCGCTCGGGCTTCTCGCGCATCCCCGTCACCGGGGAGAGCGAGGACGACGTCGTGGGGATCGTGTATCTGAAGGACCTGGCCCGCAAGACGCACATCAGCCGGGAGGCCGAGTCCGAGCTGGTGTCGACGGCCATGCGGCCCGCCGCCTTCGTGCCCGACACCAAGAACGCGGGCGATCTGCTGCGCGAGATGCAGCAGGAGCGCAACCACGTCGCCGTCGTCATCGACGAGTACGGCGGCACGGCCGGCATCGTCACCATCGAGGACATCCTCGAGGAGATCGTCGGCGAGATCACCGACGAGTACGACCGCGAACTGCCGCCCGTCCAGGAGCTCGGCGACGACCGCTACCGCGTCACCGCCCGCCTTGACATCGGCGACCTCGGCGAGCTGTACGGCTTCGAGGCGTACGACGACGAGGACGTGGAGACCGTCGGCGGACTGCTCGCCAAGGCGCTCGGGCGGGTCCCGATCGCCGCGGCCTCGTCGGTGGTCGAGCTGCCCGACGGGCGCGAACTGCGGCTGACCGCGGAGGCCGCGGCCGGGCGCCGGAACAAGATCGTCACCGTGCTCGTCGAGCCGGTCGGCCCGGTCGACCCCCCCGAGGAGGAGAAGCCGGAGTGA
- a CDS encoding MFS transporter yields MAIDTTETTSAPVLTPPADVLQPPPGTRLSTRDKLVLFVLCAAQFMVALDFSVLNVALPVLGRDLGMSQSALQWAVTAFALPSGGFLLLFGRIGDLYGRRRLFLTGLALFGAASLLATFAWDPASFLAGRALQGLGAAAIVPTGMSLLTTTFPEGPARDRALGISGTLLSLGFTVGMVAGGVLTDALSWRSTMGLLSVFALIVLPLAPGLLPESRTPDRPRLDIPGAVTVTGGLLALIYSLSTAAERGFGGADVIATLVAGVFLLAAFVFVESRAHAPLVSLPMLRRRTVAWGNLGGLITFSMMSTVVFVLTLYLQETLDLSAFETGLVFGVQGLLSAVAGVYAPKVIGRFGARRTLVGSLAGQGLFVAALVGLNAHTWSVWLATAAVSLASMCHLGAIISYGLTVTSGVPDEEQGLATGLVTSTQQVGLTIGIPLLGVLATTSDDLLSGVHTVLALDAAIVLAAAVLVAVGLGRRGPKAGSGSVEAEALGLR; encoded by the coding sequence ATGGCGATCGACACCACCGAAACCACCTCCGCTCCCGTCCTCACACCTCCCGCGGACGTCCTCCAACCCCCGCCCGGCACCCGGCTGTCGACCCGCGACAAGCTCGTCCTGTTCGTGCTGTGCGCGGCGCAGTTCATGGTCGCGCTCGACTTCTCCGTACTGAACGTGGCACTGCCCGTGCTCGGCAGGGACCTGGGCATGAGCCAGTCCGCGCTGCAATGGGCGGTCACCGCCTTCGCGTTGCCGTCCGGCGGTTTCCTGCTCCTGTTCGGCCGCATCGGCGACCTGTACGGCCGGCGCAGGCTGTTCCTGACGGGCCTCGCCCTCTTCGGCGCGGCCTCGCTGCTCGCGACCTTCGCCTGGGACCCGGCGTCGTTCCTGGCCGGGCGGGCGTTGCAGGGGCTGGGCGCGGCGGCGATCGTGCCGACGGGCATGTCGCTGCTGACGACGACCTTCCCCGAGGGGCCGGCCCGTGACCGTGCCCTGGGCATCTCCGGCACGCTGCTGTCTCTCGGCTTCACGGTCGGCATGGTGGCGGGCGGCGTCCTGACCGACGCGCTGAGCTGGCGCTCGACGATGGGCCTGCTGTCGGTCTTCGCGCTGATCGTGCTGCCGCTGGCACCGGGTCTGCTGCCCGAGTCCCGCACCCCGGACCGGCCACGCCTGGACATCCCCGGCGCGGTCACCGTCACCGGCGGTCTGCTGGCCCTGATCTACTCCCTGTCGACGGCGGCCGAGCGCGGCTTCGGCGGCGCGGACGTCATCGCGACCCTCGTCGCGGGTGTGTTCCTGCTGGCCGCGTTCGTGTTCGTCGAGTCCCGCGCCCACGCCCCGCTCGTCTCCCTGCCCATGCTGCGCCGTCGCACGGTGGCGTGGGGCAACCTGGGCGGTCTGATCACCTTCTCCATGATGTCGACGGTGGTCTTCGTCCTGACCCTGTACTTGCAGGAGACGCTCGACCTGTCCGCCTTCGAGACCGGTCTGGTCTTCGGCGTCCAGGGCCTGCTGTCGGCCGTCGCCGGGGTGTACGCCCCGAAGGTCATCGGCCGCTTCGGCGCCCGCCGTACGCTGGTCGGCTCGCTGGCAGGGCAGGGCCTGTTCGTGGCGGCGCTGGTGGGGCTGAACGCGCACACCTGGTCCGTCTGGCTCGCCACCGCCGCTGTCTCACTGGCCAGCATGTGCCACCTGGGCGCGATCATCTCGTACGGCCTGACCGTCACCTCGGGCGTCCCCGACGAGGAACAGGGCCTGGCCACGGGTCTGGTGACCTCCACTCAGCAGGTCGGCCTCACCATCGGCATCCCGCTGCTCGGCGTCCTGGCGACGACGTCGGACGACCTGCTCAGCGGCGTCCACACGGTCCTCGCCCTGGACGCGGCGATCGTCCTGGCGGCGGCGGTCCTGGTCGCGGTGGGACTCGGCCGGCGAGGCCCGAAGGCGGGCTCAGGATCGGTCGAGGCGGAGGCGCTCGGCCTTCGGTAG